Proteins encoded within one genomic window of Raineyella fluvialis:
- the mutM gene encoding bifunctional DNA-formamidopyrimidine glycosylase/DNA-(apurinic or apyrimidinic site) lyase, which produces MPELPEVEVVRRGLAPHLAGRTLAAVEVLHPRPVRRHLGGPDDFAARLVGRTLLEPARRGKYLWLPLDSGEAILTHLGMSGQFRVDPPGAADEPHVRVRLGFEDGLSEVRFCDQRMFGGLLVSEADGHVPPEIAHIAPDPFEEAFDPEAVVRAIRRRRTGIKRALLDQTVVSGIGNIYADESLWLARMHYAQATDALSPGRVRELLEAVRRIMARALDQGGTSFDSLYVHVNGESGYFDRSLNAYGREDLPCPRCGTPIRREAFMNRSSFRCPRCQRLPRNRC; this is translated from the coding sequence GTGCCTGAACTCCCCGAGGTCGAGGTCGTCCGGCGCGGCTTGGCACCCCACCTCGCGGGACGCACCCTCGCCGCGGTGGAAGTCCTGCATCCGCGTCCGGTCCGGCGTCACCTCGGTGGTCCGGACGACTTCGCGGCCCGACTCGTCGGGCGTACGCTCCTGGAACCCGCGCGCCGGGGCAAGTACCTTTGGCTGCCACTGGACTCGGGCGAGGCGATCCTCACCCACCTGGGCATGAGTGGCCAGTTCCGGGTCGATCCCCCGGGGGCGGCCGACGAACCCCACGTGCGGGTGCGACTCGGCTTCGAGGACGGGCTCTCCGAGGTCCGCTTCTGCGACCAGCGGATGTTCGGCGGACTGCTGGTGAGTGAGGCCGACGGCCACGTACCGCCCGAGATCGCGCACATCGCCCCGGACCCTTTCGAGGAGGCCTTCGACCCCGAGGCGGTGGTCCGGGCGATCCGTCGGCGTCGGACCGGGATCAAGCGCGCACTGCTCGACCAGACCGTCGTTTCGGGCATCGGGAACATCTATGCCGATGAGTCCCTGTGGCTCGCCCGGATGCACTACGCCCAGGCGACCGACGCACTGAGCCCGGGCCGGGTTCGCGAACTCCTCGAGGCTGTGCGTAGGATCATGGCGCGAGCACTCGACCAGGGCGGTACATCCTTCGACAGCCTCTACGTGCACGTGAACGGGGAGAGCGGTTACTTCGACCGCTCCCTGAACGCGTACGGGCGGGAGGACCTGCCCTGTCCCCGGTGCGGCACCCCCATCCGCAGGGAGGCGTTCATGAACCGCTCCTCGTTCCGCTGCCCACGCTGCCAGCGGCTGCCCCGGAACCGTTGCTGA
- a CDS encoding ribonuclease III family protein, protein MEAIIGAIHVEYGIEGARTFVHHVLDDLIAEAATMGAGLDWKTSLQEIAADLGSDSPAYEVTSSGPDHDKRFVAYVRVGERRFGPGSGRSKKYAEQDAAESAYRALNAERTAAAAPDSPAAQDDGVISGIAPSGLDGA, encoded by the coding sequence ATGGAGGCCATCATCGGGGCCATCCATGTCGAGTACGGCATCGAGGGTGCCCGCACGTTCGTGCACCACGTCCTCGACGACCTGATCGCCGAGGCGGCCACCATGGGTGCGGGCCTGGACTGGAAGACCTCCCTGCAGGAGATCGCGGCCGACCTCGGGTCGGACTCGCCGGCCTACGAGGTGACGTCGTCGGGGCCCGACCATGACAAGCGGTTCGTCGCGTACGTGCGGGTGGGAGAACGACGCTTCGGGCCGGGCTCCGGCCGATCGAAGAAGTACGCCGAGCAGGACGCCGCGGAGAGCGCCTATCGGGCCCTGAACGCGGAACGTACGGCAGCCGCCGCCCCCGATTCGCCCGCCGCTCAGGATGACGGGGTGATCAGCGGGATTGCGCCGAGCGGCCTCGACGGTGCCTGA
- the rpmF gene encoding 50S ribosomal protein L32, which yields MAVPKRKMSRSNTRNRRSQWKAAAPTLVTCANPACRAKHLPHTACPECGQYGPRGERRQVLDA from the coding sequence GTGGCAGTTCCCAAGCGGAAGATGTCCCGCTCCAACACGCGGAATCGTCGTTCCCAGTGGAAGGCCGCTGCGCCGACCCTGGTCACCTGTGCCAACCCGGCCTGCCGTGCGAAGCACCTGCCTCACACCGCCTGCCCCGAGTGCGGCCAGTACGGCCCGCGCGGCGAGCGCCGTCAGGTTCTGGACGCCTGA
- the surE gene encoding 5'/3'-nucleotidase SurE → MTTTPSRSAQPGRVLVTNDDGIDSPGLSVLVRAALARGHQVVVAAPAEQYSGASASLTGEEVDGRIAVVTGGPPDLPPGVVAMGVKAAPALIAFLASYGAFGPVPDYVLSGVNLGANTGKATLHSGTVGAALSAATHGIASMAVSIASGSPRHWDTAQLVTEKALAWLETNDPREGVLNINVPDIAPDHLRGLREAALASFGAVQAQVRPIGEKYVQVSYSAEKARDEPGSDHYLLSRGWATVTLLRAPIADTDGPPLPAFDGAPGTPSGDPVVAVDAARVMTSRSSATSRPPGEGTPT, encoded by the coding sequence ATGACCACGACACCATCACGAAGTGCCCAGCCCGGCCGGGTGCTGGTGACCAACGACGACGGCATCGACTCGCCGGGGCTGTCCGTTCTGGTCAGGGCAGCACTCGCCCGTGGGCACCAGGTCGTCGTCGCGGCACCGGCCGAGCAGTACTCCGGTGCCAGCGCCTCGCTGACGGGGGAGGAGGTCGACGGCCGCATCGCCGTGGTGACTGGAGGACCGCCGGATCTTCCGCCGGGCGTCGTCGCCATGGGGGTCAAGGCGGCTCCGGCGCTGATCGCCTTCCTGGCGAGCTATGGCGCGTTCGGACCGGTCCCCGATTACGTCCTCTCGGGGGTGAACCTGGGGGCCAACACCGGCAAGGCGACGCTGCACTCCGGCACGGTCGGTGCCGCCCTGTCGGCGGCCACCCACGGCATCGCCTCGATGGCTGTCTCGATCGCCTCGGGATCGCCCCGGCACTGGGACACTGCGCAACTGGTCACTGAGAAGGCCCTCGCCTGGCTCGAGACCAATGACCCGCGGGAGGGCGTGCTCAACATCAACGTTCCCGACATCGCCCCGGATCACCTGCGTGGGCTGCGTGAGGCGGCCCTCGCCAGTTTCGGCGCCGTCCAGGCGCAGGTCCGTCCGATCGGCGAGAAATACGTCCAGGTCAGCTACTCCGCGGAGAAGGCGCGCGACGAGCCGGGCAGCGACCACTACCTGTTGTCCCGGGGCTGGGCCACGGTGACACTGCTGAGGGCGCCGATCGCCGACACCGACGGCCCGCCCCTGCCTGCCTTCGACGGCGCCCCGGGGACCCCGTCGGGCGACCCGGTCGTGGCGGTGGACGCCGCGCGGGTGATGACGTCACGATCCAGCGCGACGAGCCGCCCACCGGGGGAGGGCACGCCGACCTAG
- a CDS encoding 1-phosphofructokinase family hexose kinase, giving the protein MTDHQSGTSRPRITVFVPTPLMVVEVMTPFVRRDRGPQESEVHVYPGGQGLWVARMAVALGADVTVCGPFGGELGPSIVTMVREFGATVHPVPGPTANGGFVYDLRGGTREVLARMSPRPLSRHEIDDLYGAALVDALEADVTVVTGAEPEDVLPADVYGRLVHDVRAAGRPVVADLSGAAALAAVDAGLDVLKISHEELADGGLTDADSLEALAEAAERLRERGARAVIVSRADESALLADAEGFHQVRGPRITPVDHHGAGDSMTAGIAVGLARGESLIEALRLGTAAGSLNVSRHGLATGRRDTIERLYRSGWVAHQQEEPT; this is encoded by the coding sequence ATGACGGATCACCAGTCCGGCACCTCCCGACCTCGGATCACCGTCTTCGTCCCGACGCCCCTGATGGTGGTCGAGGTGATGACACCCTTCGTCCGCCGCGACCGCGGCCCTCAGGAGTCCGAGGTGCACGTGTACCCCGGCGGCCAGGGCCTGTGGGTGGCTCGGATGGCGGTCGCCCTGGGAGCCGACGTGACCGTCTGCGGCCCCTTCGGCGGTGAGCTCGGACCGTCGATCGTCACGATGGTGCGGGAGTTCGGGGCCACGGTGCACCCGGTGCCCGGCCCGACGGCGAACGGCGGTTTCGTCTACGACCTACGTGGCGGCACACGGGAGGTGTTGGCCCGGATGTCGCCCAGGCCGTTGTCCCGCCACGAGATCGACGATCTCTACGGCGCCGCGCTGGTCGACGCTCTCGAGGCGGACGTGACAGTGGTGACCGGTGCCGAACCCGAGGACGTACTCCCCGCCGATGTCTATGGGCGACTGGTCCACGACGTGCGGGCCGCAGGGCGGCCGGTCGTGGCGGATCTCAGCGGTGCGGCGGCCCTGGCGGCCGTGGACGCCGGTCTGGATGTCCTCAAGATCAGCCACGAGGAACTGGCTGACGGCGGACTCACCGACGCCGACTCGCTCGAGGCGCTGGCTGAGGCGGCGGAACGGCTGCGGGAGCGGGGTGCCCGGGCGGTGATCGTGTCGCGCGCCGACGAGTCCGCCCTGCTGGCGGACGCCGAGGGGTTCCATCAGGTCCGTGGACCGCGGATCACCCCGGTGGACCACCACGGGGCGGGCGACTCGATGACCGCGGGAATCGCCGTGGGGCTGGCCCGCGGGGAGTCGCTGATCGAGGCCCTACGACTCGGCACCGCGGCCGGATCGCTGAACGTCAGCCGCCACGGCCTGGCCACGGGACGTCGCGACACCATCGAGCGGCTCTACCGATCCGGCTGGGTCGCCCATCAGCAGGAGGAACCGACATGA
- a CDS encoding ATP-dependent DNA helicase RecG yields MALGGWRSEAYAALDQRIGLVVGAQDKAFNAMGIHTVGDLMHHVPRRYVVGTELSDLSDLQVGTHVAVLARVAEVRPHPGPPGKKGRGRLEVQLTDGRHQLPATFFGANHLLEWWQRSLTPGARGIFSAKVGEFRGQPQLGHPDYVIVDEQGFFVAGSDRNRSMASVFRGGPIGIYPASAKLPTWDIAEAAGLTLHALGDLPDPWPAWVLAATDLPPLVEALRAVHRPTELSEVASGLERLAFDEALEVQLTMAYRRADHTRLAAEPRRAAADGLLSAFDARLPFELTRGQLQVSREIEADLAGRVAMQRLLQGEVGSGKTVVALRAMLAVVDTGGQAALLAPTEVLAAQHFHSITTMLGDLAAGGMLGGTRVVLLTGSMTAAQKKKSLLAIASGEAGIVVGTHALLSETVQFADLGLVVVDEQHRFGVEQRNALTAKADLHPHVLVMTATPIPRSVALTIYGDLEVSTLREVPAGRSDVTTTVVDVQAHPRWVERAWERAREEVASGRQVFVVCPRISPEGEAYDPLNGWSLEEVADRLRSTPLGEVRVGVLHGQLPTEEKDRVMAGFAAGELDVLVATTVIEVGVDVPNASMMVVCDAGRFGISQLHQLRGRIGRGRFPGLCLLLAAARDEGGLERLEGLAATRDGFALADLDLQQRREGNVLGTVQAGSHTGMRLLNVTRDADLIGLARDIAERAVRDDPDAATPGFHDAIRRMALVSLDE; encoded by the coding sequence ATGGCGCTGGGTGGTTGGCGATCCGAGGCGTACGCGGCACTGGACCAGCGGATCGGGCTCGTCGTCGGGGCACAGGACAAGGCCTTCAACGCGATGGGGATCCACACGGTCGGGGACCTGATGCACCATGTCCCCCGCCGCTACGTCGTGGGCACCGAGCTGAGCGACCTGTCGGATCTGCAGGTCGGCACGCACGTCGCCGTCCTGGCCAGGGTGGCGGAGGTCAGGCCTCACCCCGGGCCCCCGGGGAAGAAGGGCCGAGGCCGGTTGGAGGTCCAGCTCACCGACGGACGCCACCAGCTGCCGGCCACCTTCTTCGGCGCCAACCACCTGCTGGAGTGGTGGCAGCGGTCTCTCACCCCCGGTGCCAGGGGCATCTTCTCGGCGAAGGTCGGCGAGTTCCGCGGACAACCCCAGCTGGGCCACCCCGACTACGTCATCGTGGACGAGCAGGGCTTCTTCGTCGCGGGCTCGGACCGGAACCGGTCAATGGCGAGCGTGTTCCGCGGCGGACCGATCGGTATCTACCCGGCCAGTGCCAAGCTGCCGACGTGGGACATCGCCGAGGCCGCCGGCCTGACCCTGCACGCCCTGGGAGACCTACCGGATCCCTGGCCGGCCTGGGTCCTGGCGGCGACTGACCTGCCTCCGCTGGTCGAGGCCCTGCGCGCGGTGCACCGTCCGACCGAGCTGTCGGAGGTGGCGTCCGGTCTCGAACGTCTGGCCTTCGATGAGGCACTCGAGGTGCAGCTCACGATGGCCTACCGGCGCGCCGACCACACCAGGTTGGCGGCGGAGCCGCGTCGGGCCGCAGCCGATGGTCTCCTCAGCGCCTTCGATGCCCGGCTCCCGTTCGAGCTCACCCGTGGGCAGCTGCAGGTGAGCCGTGAGATCGAAGCCGACCTGGCCGGGCGGGTCGCGATGCAGAGACTGCTGCAGGGCGAGGTCGGCTCGGGCAAGACGGTGGTCGCGTTGCGGGCGATGCTGGCGGTGGTCGACACCGGCGGCCAGGCTGCGCTTCTGGCACCGACCGAGGTCCTGGCAGCCCAGCACTTCCACTCGATCACCACCATGCTGGGAGACCTGGCCGCCGGCGGCATGCTCGGCGGCACGCGCGTCGTGCTGCTGACCGGGTCGATGACGGCGGCGCAGAAGAAGAAGAGCCTGCTCGCCATCGCCTCGGGCGAGGCAGGCATCGTCGTCGGCACGCATGCGCTGCTCTCCGAGACCGTCCAGTTCGCCGACCTCGGTCTGGTCGTGGTGGACGAACAGCACCGGTTCGGCGTGGAGCAGCGCAACGCCCTGACAGCGAAGGCGGATCTGCACCCCCATGTGCTGGTGATGACCGCCACTCCGATTCCGCGCTCGGTCGCGCTGACCATCTACGGGGACCTGGAGGTGTCGACCCTGCGTGAGGTTCCGGCCGGCAGGTCGGACGTGACCACGACGGTCGTCGATGTCCAGGCCCACCCGCGGTGGGTGGAGCGGGCCTGGGAGCGGGCCCGGGAGGAGGTGGCGTCGGGTCGTCAGGTCTTCGTCGTCTGCCCTCGCATCTCACCGGAGGGCGAGGCGTACGACCCGCTCAACGGATGGTCCCTGGAGGAGGTCGCCGACCGCCTGCGCAGCACGCCGCTCGGCGAGGTCCGGGTCGGGGTGCTGCACGGCCAGCTCCCGACGGAGGAGAAGGACCGAGTGATGGCCGGGTTCGCCGCCGGCGAGTTGGACGTCCTGGTGGCGACGACGGTGATCGAGGTGGGCGTGGACGTCCCGAACGCGTCAATGATGGTGGTCTGCGACGCGGGCAGGTTCGGCATATCCCAGCTGCACCAGCTGCGCGGACGGATCGGACGGGGCCGCTTCCCCGGGCTGTGCCTGCTGCTCGCCGCCGCGCGGGACGAGGGCGGCCTGGAACGTCTCGAGGGGCTGGCGGCCACCCGCGACGGATTCGCCCTGGCCGATCTCGACCTGCAACAGCGCCGGGAGGGCAATGTGCTCGGCACGGTCCAGGCGGGCTCCCACACCGGGATGCGGCTGCTCAACGTGACGCGCGACGCCGACCTGATCGGCCTCGCCCGTGACATTGCCGAGCGCGCCGTTCGCGACGACCCCGACGCCGCCACCCCCGGCTTCCACGACGCGATCCGACGGATGGCGCTGGTCAGTCTCGACGAATGA
- a CDS encoding pyridoxamine 5'-phosphate oxidase family protein, producing the protein MAYVENDAITVLSDEESWELLAQQPIGRLATTIGDDIEMFPVNYVLDGQTVVFRTAQGSKLFELTVNSRVAFEVDSYEDEGGWSIVVHGDAEVLQDVNEIAAVEQLPLRPWVATIKTTYVRIRPHYVSGRRFRFGEEPESWHL; encoded by the coding sequence ATGGCATATGTGGAGAACGACGCGATCACTGTCCTGAGCGACGAGGAGTCCTGGGAGCTGCTGGCGCAGCAGCCGATCGGGCGCCTCGCCACCACGATCGGCGACGACATCGAGATGTTCCCGGTCAACTACGTCCTCGACGGGCAGACCGTCGTCTTCCGGACCGCCCAGGGCAGCAAGCTCTTCGAGCTGACGGTGAACTCCCGCGTCGCTTTCGAGGTGGATTCGTACGAGGACGAGGGTGGCTGGAGCATCGTGGTGCACGGCGATGCCGAAGTTCTGCAGGACGTCAACGAGATCGCCGCCGTCGAGCAGCTACCGCTGCGGCCGTGGGTTGCCACGATCAAGACGACGTATGTCCGGATCCGGCCGCACTACGTGTCGGGCCGCCGATTCCGGTTCGGCGAGGAGCCGGAGTCCTGGCACCTGTGA
- the rsmD gene encoding 16S rRNA (guanine(966)-N(2))-methyltransferase RsmD, with product MTRIIAGSHGGRRLATPPGARTRPTTDRVREAVFSALESWAGDGLGGLAFLDLYAGSGAMALEAASRGASPVTAVESDRRTADVVRRNAADLGLRVEVRTQPVEEVLSVSPPRAYDIIWADPPYPVPTDQLQRLLGGVWASGWLAADGLLVLERSSRDPDPQWPDGIEEWSRRYGETTIHYAQEAR from the coding sequence GTGACTCGCATCATCGCCGGAAGCCACGGTGGGCGCCGGCTCGCCACCCCGCCGGGCGCCCGGACCCGCCCCACCACGGACCGCGTCCGGGAGGCGGTGTTCTCCGCTCTGGAGTCCTGGGCCGGCGACGGGCTGGGCGGTCTGGCGTTCCTCGACCTGTACGCAGGGTCGGGGGCGATGGCGCTGGAGGCCGCGAGCCGGGGCGCCTCACCCGTGACGGCCGTCGAGTCCGACCGGCGTACCGCCGACGTCGTCCGCCGTAACGCCGCTGACCTGGGCCTCAGGGTCGAGGTCCGCACCCAGCCGGTCGAGGAGGTGCTGTCGGTCTCGCCGCCGCGGGCGTACGACATCATCTGGGCCGATCCCCCGTACCCCGTGCCGACCGATCAACTGCAGCGGCTTCTCGGCGGCGTCTGGGCCTCCGGGTGGCTCGCGGCGGACGGGTTGCTGGTCCTCGAACGCTCCTCCCGCGACCCGGACCCGCAGTGGCCCGACGGCATCGAGGAGTGGTCCCGCCGCTATGGTGAGACCACGATCCACTACGCCCAGGAGGCTCGGTGA
- the coaD gene encoding pantetheine-phosphate adenylyltransferase, protein MKVICPGSFDPVTLGHLDIIERAARSFDEVVVGVGRNTSKNGLFSLEDRLSMLTQACAALPNVTVDPIDGLLAEYCREHGVGAIVKGLRFASDFDYELQMAQMNKQLTGVETILLPTAAQWSFVSSTLVREIALMHGDVSTFVPDFVVTALEVQAARRSPERESGSRR, encoded by the coding sequence GTGAAGGTCATCTGCCCCGGCTCGTTCGATCCGGTGACGCTCGGTCACCTCGACATCATCGAACGGGCCGCACGGTCCTTCGACGAGGTCGTCGTGGGTGTCGGCCGCAACACCTCCAAGAACGGCCTGTTCAGCCTGGAGGATCGGCTGTCGATGCTCACCCAGGCATGTGCCGCTCTGCCCAATGTCACCGTCGACCCCATCGACGGCCTGCTCGCGGAGTACTGCCGCGAACACGGTGTCGGCGCCATCGTCAAGGGTCTGCGCTTCGCCTCGGACTTCGACTACGAGCTCCAGATGGCCCAGATGAACAAGCAGCTGACCGGCGTCGAGACGATCCTGCTCCCGACGGCTGCCCAGTGGTCCTTCGTGTCCTCCACGTTGGTGCGCGAGATCGCCCTGATGCACGGCGACGTGTCGACGTTCGTGCCGGACTTCGTCGTGACGGCCCTCGAGGTCCAGGCGGCGCGACGGTCCCCCGAGCGGGAGAGCGGGTCGCGACGATGA
- the argE gene encoding acetylornithine deacetylase, with amino-acid sequence MSADWGRLDDRAVDWLTRLLSLDTTSRRSNLPVAELIAEECRALGIPVHLRPDPTGAKANLVATIAAADGTTTGGIALSGHMDTVPVDGQDWTTDPYTPQVRDGHLYARGAADMKGFLALVTAALPRFAATRLAEPVHLAFTFDEELAARGAGQMVEDLAALGVHPRACIVGEPTSMRVITGHKSVNIVRIDVHGLAAHSSLPAAGCNAVEYAAAMCTAFRAITDAWRDEGPYDEDYAVAHSTGGVMMIEGGTARNIVPERCTVLLEFRTIAAVDPHDVVTRLRSVADDLTRQMRAEQVGAGIEVVVEDMVPALSARRDSPAAQAAIAYGGIPSDEHVTYGTDGGAFHAAGIETVICGPGDIAQAHGVDEYVDIDQLEACQDFLAAMLSRLSAAD; translated from the coding sequence ATGAGCGCCGACTGGGGACGCCTCGACGACCGGGCTGTCGACTGGCTGACGCGCCTGCTCAGCCTCGACACCACGAGCCGGCGGTCCAACCTGCCGGTGGCCGAGCTCATCGCCGAGGAGTGCCGCGCTCTCGGTATCCCGGTGCACCTGCGCCCCGATCCCACTGGGGCGAAGGCCAATCTGGTGGCCACCATCGCGGCCGCCGACGGCACGACGACCGGCGGTATCGCGCTCAGCGGTCACATGGACACGGTCCCGGTGGACGGCCAGGACTGGACGACCGACCCGTACACTCCTCAGGTGCGCGACGGCCACCTGTACGCGCGCGGCGCCGCCGACATGAAGGGCTTCCTGGCGCTCGTCACCGCCGCCCTGCCCCGGTTCGCCGCGACCAGACTGGCCGAGCCCGTCCATCTCGCCTTCACCTTCGACGAGGAACTGGCCGCGCGCGGGGCCGGGCAGATGGTCGAGGACCTCGCCGCCCTCGGGGTGCATCCCCGGGCCTGCATCGTCGGTGAACCCACGTCGATGCGCGTCATCACCGGACACAAGTCGGTGAACATCGTCCGCATCGACGTCCACGGCCTCGCAGCCCATTCCTCCCTGCCGGCGGCCGGCTGCAACGCGGTGGAGTACGCGGCCGCGATGTGCACAGCGTTCCGGGCCATCACCGACGCCTGGCGCGACGAGGGACCGTACGACGAGGACTACGCGGTGGCCCACTCCACCGGTGGGGTGATGATGATCGAGGGCGGGACGGCCCGCAACATCGTCCCCGAACGATGCACGGTGTTGCTCGAGTTCCGCACCATCGCGGCCGTGGACCCGCACGACGTCGTCACCCGCCTGCGCAGCGTCGCGGACGACCTGACCCGGCAGATGCGGGCGGAGCAGGTCGGGGCCGGCATCGAGGTGGTCGTCGAGGACATGGTGCCGGCACTGTCCGCGCGCAGGGACTCCCCCGCCGCACAGGCCGCCATCGCTTACGGTGGGATCCCCAGCGACGAGCACGTGACGTACGGCACCGATGGTGGCGCATTCCATGCCGCGGGGATCGAGACGGTCATCTGCGGACCTGGCGACATCGCCCAGGCCCATGGGGTCGACGAGTACGTCGACATCGACCAACTCGAGGCCTGCCAGGACTTCCTGGCGGCCATGCTCTCCCGCCTGTCCGCCGCCGACTGA
- the rpmB gene encoding 50S ribosomal protein L28: protein MAAVCDICAKGPGFGHNVPWSKKKTNRRWNPNIQRVRVTLNGSTKRMNVCTSCLKAGKVSR, encoded by the coding sequence GTGGCTGCTGTATGTGACATCTGCGCCAAGGGCCCGGGCTTTGGACACAACGTGCCTTGGTCGAAGAAGAAGACGAACCGTCGTTGGAACCCCAACATCCAGCGCGTCCGCGTGACGTTGAACGGTTCGACCAAGCGCATGAACGTGTGCACCTCGTGCCTCAAGGCCGGCAAGGTCTCTCGCTGA
- the rpsO gene encoding 30S ribosomal protein S15: MDAADKQKIIEEYATHPGDTGSPDVQVALLTKRIAHLTEHLKEHKGDHHSRRGLMLMVGQRRRLLNYIAKNDIEHYRSLIARLGLRR, encoded by the coding sequence ATGGATGCTGCCGACAAGCAGAAGATCATCGAAGAGTACGCGACCCACCCCGGCGACACCGGCTCCCCGGACGTCCAGGTGGCCCTGCTCACCAAGCGCATCGCGCACCTGACCGAGCACCTCAAGGAGCACAAGGGTGACCACCACTCGCGTCGCGGCCTGATGCTCATGGTCGGCCAGCGCCGTCGCCTGCTCAACTACATCGCCAAGAACGACATCGAGCACTACCGCTCGCTGATCGCTCGACTGGGCCTGCGTCGCTGA
- a CDS encoding M16 family metallopeptidase, producing MTGPVIRGRSHPVRRFFTINRTVLSADDLAGDLRRTTLPGGLRVVSESLSHTAAFNLGFFVGVGSRRESRALHGASHMLEHVLFKGTPRLSAEEISASIEGVGGDLNAYTAKEHTCFYARLLAEDADRAVAVMSDMLAHSLIEPQHFSSERTVVLEEIAMGNDDPGDVAHDLSAQRLYGPSGLAKPVIGSVESIRAMDRDAVVEYWLAQYRADDIVVSASGAVDHDRLLEQLAPLDLALSRRRAPATAADEEAAAVPEPGLVVQTRDFEQLEAVMSWPGLALLDPRRAILDVLVTVLGGGMSARLFVEVREKRGLTYSIDASEIAYSDAGQVSIEWACAPERLQQIVDVVREVLDDVLAHGITANELAQAKGQIRGQTLLGLESPSAHMSRNGRTVLQDDPRTVGEMLAAVEAVTLEDVHTLTRELFSAEPTLAVVGPWDEDRQVSLG from the coding sequence ATGACGGGACCGGTCATCCGGGGCCGTTCCCACCCTGTCCGGAGGTTCTTCACCATCAACCGCACTGTTCTGTCGGCCGACGACCTGGCCGGTGACCTGCGCCGCACCACGCTCCCCGGCGGCCTGCGCGTGGTCTCCGAGAGCCTGTCGCACACCGCCGCGTTCAACCTCGGCTTCTTCGTCGGCGTCGGCTCCCGCCGTGAGTCCCGGGCCCTGCACGGGGCCTCGCACATGCTGGAGCACGTCCTCTTCAAGGGCACTCCGCGACTGAGCGCCGAGGAGATCTCGGCCTCCATCGAGGGGGTCGGCGGCGACCTCAACGCCTATACGGCCAAGGAGCACACCTGCTTCTACGCCCGACTCCTGGCCGAGGACGCCGATCGTGCCGTCGCCGTGATGTCGGACATGCTCGCGCACTCCCTGATCGAACCGCAGCACTTCTCCTCGGAGCGGACCGTGGTGCTCGAGGAGATCGCGATGGGCAACGACGATCCCGGGGACGTGGCGCATGACCTGTCGGCCCAGCGCCTGTACGGGCCGAGCGGCCTGGCCAAACCGGTGATCGGGTCGGTGGAGAGCATCCGCGCCATGGATCGCGACGCGGTGGTCGAGTACTGGCTGGCGCAGTACCGGGCCGACGACATCGTCGTGAGCGCCTCCGGTGCCGTGGACCACGATCGGCTGCTGGAACAGCTCGCGCCGCTCGACCTGGCCCTCTCCCGGCGTCGTGCCCCCGCTACGGCGGCGGACGAGGAAGCGGCTGCCGTCCCCGAGCCCGGCCTGGTCGTCCAGACCCGTGACTTCGAGCAGCTCGAGGCGGTGATGTCCTGGCCGGGTCTCGCCCTGCTCGATCCGCGCCGGGCCATCCTCGACGTACTCGTCACCGTGCTCGGCGGCGGCATGTCCGCCCGGCTGTTCGTCGAGGTCCGGGAGAAGCGCGGCCTCACCTACAGCATCGACGCCAGCGAGATCGCGTACAGCGACGCCGGCCAGGTGAGCATCGAATGGGCCTGCGCACCGGAACGTCTGCAGCAGATCGTCGACGTGGTCCGCGAGGTGCTGGACGATGTGCTGGCCCACGGGATCACGGCGAACGAGCTGGCCCAGGCGAAGGGCCAGATCCGGGGCCAGACCCTGCTCGGCCTCGAGTCGCCCTCCGCCCACATGTCCAGGAACGGACGTACGGTTCTGCAGGACGACCCGCGGACGGTGGGCGAGATGCTGGCCGCTGTCGAGGCGGTCACCCTGGAGGACGTGCACACTCTTACCCGCGAGCTGTTCTCCGCCGAGCCCACCCTGGCCGTGGTCGGTCCCTGGGACGAGGACCGCCAGGTCTCCCTGGGCTGA